A single Lactuca sativa cultivar Salinas chromosome 8, Lsat_Salinas_v11, whole genome shotgun sequence DNA region contains:
- the LOC111876301 gene encoding dolichol-phosphate mannose synthase subunit 3 yields MKQIVKIMTLLVAITAMWISLLQTAMIPRSYTWLLPLYLIVSLGCYGLLMVGIGLMQFPTCPHEALLLQQDVIEAKEFLKHKGVDVGFD; encoded by the exons atgaaacaaatagTGAAGATTATGACATTGTTAGTGGCCATAACTGCTATGTGGATTAGCCTATTGCAGACTGCAATGATTCCACGAAGTTACACGTGGTTG CTGCCTTTGTATCTGATTGTGTCGCTAGGATGCTATGGCCTTTTAATGGTTGGTATTGGTTTGATGCAATTTCCAACTTGTCCTCATGAGGCCCTCTTGTTACAACAG GATGTAATTGAGGCCAAGGAGTTCTTGAAGCATAAAGGGGTAGATGTGGGTTTTGATTGA
- the LOC111876315 gene encoding spermine synthase produces the protein MEGDAGRDLGCQKTMDGKVNEDRCHTDIPSCCLKAQAYTPDPELQANCHATVVSGWFSEHQSSSDNKAKRMYFHNPMWPGEAHSLAVEKILFKERSEYQEVLVFESATYGKVLVLDGILQLSEKDECAYQEMIAHLPLCSIKSPKNVLVVGGGDGGVLREISRHSSVELIDICEIDKMVIDVSKKFFPELAVGFEDPRVHLHVGDAVEFIRNIPEGKYDAIIVDSSDPVGPAQELVERPFFEMLAKALRPGGVLCNMAESMWLHTHLIHDMISVCQKIFKGSVHYAWASVPTYPSGVIGFILCSTEGPPVDFRNPVNPIEKLQGALEHQRELKFYNSQMHRAAFALPSFVRKEVKSL, from the exons ATGGAGGGAGACGCAGGAAGAGATTTGGGATGCCAGAAGACTATGGATGGGAAGGTGAATGAGGACAGGTGTCACACTGATATCCCTTCTTGTTGCCTGAAAGCTCAGGCATACACCCCTGACCCTGAGCTTCAAGCCAACTGCCATGCAACAGTTGTTTCTGGATGGTTTTCTGAACATCAATCTTCTTCTG ATAATAAGGCTAAAAGAATGTACTTCCACAATCCCATGTGGCCAGGGGAAGCACATTCATTGGCTGTAGAAAAGATTTTGTTCAAGGAAAGGTCAGAATATCAAGAGGTCCTGGTTTTTGAG TCTGCAACATATGGAAAAGTGCTTGTTCTTGATGGGATTCTTCAGCTGTCTGAGAAAGATGAATGTGCATATCAGGAGATGATAGCTCATCTTCCCCTTTGTTccatcaaatcacccaaaaat GTTCTGgttgtgggtggtggtgatggaggGGTACTTAGGGAAATTTCTCGCCACAGCTCCGTAGAATTAATTGATATATGTGAAATAGATAAGATGGTTATAGAT GTTAGCAAGAAGTTTTTCCCTGAGTTAGCTGTTGGATTTGAGGATCCTCGTGTTCATCTTCATGTTGGTGATG CTGTTGAGTTTATAAGGAACATACCAGAaggaaagtatgatgctattatcGTTGATTCTTCTGATCCTGTGGGTCCCGCTCAAGAACTTGTGGAAAGGCCTTTCTTTGAGATGTTAGCAAAAGCTTTAAGGCCTGGTGGTGTTCTTTGTAACATGGCTGAAAGCATGTGGCTCCACACTCATCTTATTCATGATATGATTTCTGTTTGCCAAAAAATATTTAAAGGATCTGTTCATTATGCATGGGCCAGTGTCCCCACATATCCAAG TGGTGTAATTGGATTCATTTTGTGCTCAACGGAGGGCCCGCCTGTTGATTTTAGGAACCCTGTAAACCCTATTGAGAAGCTACAGGGAGCACTCGAGCATCAAAGAGAACTCAAATTCTACAACTCACAG ATGCATAGAGCTGCATTTGCCTTGCCATCATTTGTTAGGAAGGAGGTGAAATCTCTTTGA
- the LOC111876792 gene encoding FK506-binding protein 2 produces MSVQDRNTTSQYTMTSSSPQTAVNGGENECDWFKPASCEIQAHKGDRVKVHYRGKLTDGTVFDSNFERGDPIEFELGTSQVIKGWDHRLLGMCVGEKRNLKTPSKLGYGDQGSPPTIPGGATLIFDTELVAVNDKGSGGGDTNNNSEL; encoded by the exons ATGTCGGTTCAAGATCGGAACACCACATCGCAGTACACGATGACATCATCGTCTCCACAAACCGCCGTCAACGGCGGAGAAAACGAATGCGACTGG ttCAAACCAGCATCTTGTGAAATCCAAGCACATAAAGGTGATAGGGTGAAAGTTCATTACCGG GGGAAACTTACTGATGGAACTGTTTTCGATTCCAACTTTGAAAGGGGTGACCCAATTGAATTCGAACTTGGTACTAGTCAGGTGATAAAAG GATGGGATCACAGACTATTGGGAATGTGTGTTGGGGAGAAACGTAATTTGAAGACACCTTCAAAGCTGGGGTATGGAGACCAGGGTTCACCACCTACTATCCCAG gTGGGGCTACACTTATATTTGATACGGAGCTTGTTGCTGTCAATGATAAAGGATCAGGTGGAGGAGACACCAATAACAACAGTGAGCTATGA